A genome region from Lucilia cuprina isolate Lc7/37 chromosome 3, ASM2204524v1, whole genome shotgun sequence includes the following:
- the LOC124418920 gene encoding uncharacterized protein LOC124418920 yields MCYKITTAHIDCKEDNIKKVSLLMIHCRGLCEQDYWGRTPLHLAIIYKSQATLKIFQNALQKEISPQNLKNNNNINKNLKFIKNLKKLFKIYDHDGDTILHKAVKYNLTKIVEFLLKFCKKFNINVNNYEVLGSGDSILHLAIVENLLKMTKIIIEINPSLRYVRNYAGNLPQDAKNLSMEMQMLFLDSGER; encoded by the coding sequence atgtgttataaaaTCACAACCGCTCACATTGACTGTAAAGAGGATAatattaaaaaggtttcattatTAATGATACATTGTCGGGGATTATGTGAACAGGACTATTGGGGCCGTACACCTTTACACTTGGCTATAATTTACAAAAGTCAGGCAACactaaaaatctttcaaaatgcGCTGCAAAAGGAAATTTCAccacaaaatcttaaaaataataataatataaataaaaatttaaaatttatcaaaaatttaaaaaaactttttaaaatttacgatCATGATGGTGATACGATACTGCATAAAGctgttaaatataatttaacaaaaatcgttgagtttttattgaaattttgtaaaaagtttaacATAAATGTGAACAACTATGAAGTATTGGGTTCTGGTGATTCAATTCTACATTTGGCGATCGTAGAGAATCTtttgaaaatgacaaaaataattatCGAAATTAATCCCTCACTGAGATATGTACGAAATTATGCAGGTAATTTGCCGCAGGATGCGAAAAATTTATCAATGGAAATGCAAATGTTATTCTTGGACAGTGGCGAGAGGTAA